From Pseudovibrio sp. Tun.PSC04-5.I4, a single genomic window includes:
- a CDS encoding tetratricopeptide repeat protein, translating into MRIDDQFEYSVTLSDKSALTHWNNTILAFLAHSAATPEHLTKTLEADPQFALAQAARGLFCLLLGRREMTATAFEAYAIADKSRKHTAITDREDVVVDALNDWLQGYPTKSADRLDQMLSKYPRDALLLKLVHGIRFVLGQPSRMRSSIEGVISSYEDDHIAKGYVNGCYSFALEETGDFGEAERIGRDAVSIQGDDAWGLHAVAHVLDMTGRAEQGIKWLDDQPKAWEHCNNFGYHVWWHLALLHLDRGNIERVFELYDHKFRKDHTDDYRDISNAASMLVRLELEGVKVGNRWEELAGISDKRTDDSCNVFADLHYMMALLGDNRRQASDRLLTRMRTFGEEDSNEMSHVTKTAGSPTASGLMQFKNGNYFSAYHHLAEARPLMQTVGGSHAQRDVFERITIEAALRAGLCQEAKRMIDERTRIRGGSDTYAETRMAQATRMTQATDLMQSEHLRFRMG; encoded by the coding sequence ATGCGCATTGATGACCAGTTCGAATACTCGGTAACACTCTCCGACAAGAGTGCATTAACACACTGGAATAACACTATTCTTGCGTTTCTTGCGCATAGTGCTGCTACTCCAGAGCACCTGACAAAAACACTGGAGGCAGACCCACAGTTTGCTCTAGCTCAGGCTGCTCGCGGTCTCTTCTGCCTGCTGCTTGGCAGACGTGAAATGACTGCAACTGCTTTTGAAGCTTATGCCATTGCTGATAAGAGCCGTAAGCACACTGCAATTACAGACCGCGAAGACGTGGTGGTTGATGCACTTAACGACTGGCTTCAGGGGTACCCAACCAAATCTGCCGATCGTTTGGATCAGATGTTGTCGAAGTATCCACGAGATGCGCTTCTTCTCAAGCTTGTACATGGCATTCGCTTTGTTCTTGGCCAGCCTTCTCGCATGCGGTCATCTATTGAAGGTGTGATTTCATCCTATGAAGATGATCATATTGCCAAAGGCTATGTAAACGGCTGTTACTCCTTCGCCCTTGAAGAAACAGGTGATTTTGGAGAAGCTGAACGGATTGGCCGTGATGCAGTTTCCATCCAAGGCGATGACGCCTGGGGCCTCCATGCTGTTGCTCATGTGTTGGATATGACGGGCCGAGCGGAACAGGGTATCAAGTGGTTGGATGATCAACCAAAGGCTTGGGAACACTGCAATAACTTCGGTTATCACGTCTGGTGGCACCTTGCTTTGTTGCATCTGGACCGTGGCAACATTGAGCGCGTTTTCGAGCTTTACGACCATAAGTTCCGCAAAGACCACACCGACGACTACCGTGATATCTCCAACGCAGCCTCAATGCTGGTTCGTTTGGAACTGGAAGGCGTCAAGGTTGGAAATCGTTGGGAAGAACTCGCGGGCATCAGCGACAAGCGGACCGACGATTCCTGTAATGTTTTCGCAGACTTGCACTACATGATGGCTTTGCTGGGCGACAATCGTCGTCAGGCTTCTGACCGTCTTCTCACCCGAATGCGGACATTTGGCGAAGAAGACAGCAATGAAATGTCACATGTTACTAAAACAGCAGGCTCTCCAACAGCTTCTGGCTTGATGCAATTTAAGAATGGCAATTACTTCAGCGCTTACCACCATCTGGCTGAGGCACGTCCTCTGATGCAGACGGTAGGCGGCAGTCACGCCCAACGAGATGTGTTTGAACGCATTACAATTGAAGCTGCTTTGCGTGCTGGCCTTTGTCAGGAAGCAAAGCGCATGATTGACGAACGCACACGCATCAGAGGCGGTTCAGACACATATGCCGAAACACGGATGGCACAGGCAACGCGTATGACACAGGCCACAGACCTGATGCAGAGCGAACATCTGCGCTTTCGTATGGGATAA
- a CDS encoding OpgC domain-containing protein, whose product MQTANRQRDPRLDFFRGIAMFIIFIAHLPANSWALWIPARFGFSDATEIFVFCSGMASAIAFGRVFELHGLAMGSARVIYRVWQVYWAHICLFLGVAGMLAFLQINGLTSEDYVGKLNLWPFFEDPVFQLPGLLTLTYVPNYFDILPMYLVILAMLPLVMIAYYTAGRGAVLALVVGFWLIATFRFVDFPAEPWSDRRWFFNPFAWQLLFFTGFAFIKGWIPRPPVKKRLLFLSAAIIILTIPFAYFRILNTVPELRQVAWEIRDLTVKSEMGILRYIHFLALAYVAWAAVGEGGHRLLLQGFGGKVVRVIKKVGQQSLAVFLASLILAQGIAVFRDELGLKGTLSGGVMANLLGFAGLIAVAYAVAWFKGQPWKKAREPRAS is encoded by the coding sequence ATGCAAACGGCAAACCGACAAAGAGATCCACGCCTCGATTTTTTCCGAGGCATCGCAATGTTCATAATCTTCATTGCCCATCTGCCAGCAAACAGTTGGGCTCTTTGGATTCCGGCGCGCTTTGGCTTTTCCGATGCCACTGAGATCTTTGTTTTCTGCTCCGGAATGGCTTCCGCTATTGCCTTTGGCCGTGTGTTTGAACTGCATGGTCTAGCTATGGGTAGTGCCCGTGTAATTTATCGCGTCTGGCAAGTGTATTGGGCTCATATCTGCTTGTTTCTTGGCGTTGCAGGTATGCTTGCATTCTTACAAATCAATGGCTTAACCAGCGAAGATTACGTGGGTAAACTGAATCTCTGGCCCTTCTTCGAGGACCCAGTTTTCCAACTTCCGGGCTTACTAACTCTCACCTACGTGCCGAATTACTTTGATATTCTGCCGATGTATCTGGTGATTTTGGCCATGCTGCCGCTGGTGATGATTGCTTATTACACAGCGGGCCGCGGAGCTGTTCTGGCGCTTGTTGTGGGGTTCTGGTTGATAGCTACATTCCGATTTGTGGACTTCCCAGCTGAGCCATGGTCGGATCGTCGTTGGTTCTTCAATCCATTTGCATGGCAGCTTCTGTTCTTCACCGGCTTTGCTTTCATTAAGGGCTGGATCCCTCGTCCTCCGGTGAAAAAGCGACTGCTGTTTTTAAGCGCGGCCATCATCATCCTTACTATTCCATTTGCCTATTTTCGTATCCTCAATACGGTACCAGAGCTACGCCAGGTCGCCTGGGAGATTAGAGACCTCACCGTGAAATCTGAGATGGGTATTCTGCGCTACATTCACTTCCTTGCTCTTGCCTATGTGGCATGGGCAGCGGTTGGTGAAGGCGGGCATCGTTTGTTGCTGCAAGGTTTTGGCGGCAAGGTTGTGCGGGTCATAAAAAAGGTCGGGCAGCAATCTCTGGCTGTTTTCCTCGCCAGCTTGATCTTGGCGCAAGGCATTGCAGTTTTCCGCGATGAACTGGGGTTGAAAGGCACTCTCTCTGGTGGAGTTATGGCAAATCTTCTTGGGTTTGCTGGTCTTATCGCTGTGGCTTACGCGGTTGCCTGGTTTAAGGGCCAACCATGGAAAAAGGCCCGGGAACCCCGAGCCTCCTAA
- the mdoH gene encoding glucans biosynthesis glucosyltransferase MdoH yields MRKHSRVHDENTRSGLVDQLLATNIVGKHNENKRLYRRRLLFFCLVSLSLLCLVGLMSLTLSVGGFSPPKVIMILAFLVTLPWLVIGFWHGIIGLMLLKFTKNPISSVFPSLPEENEQAAKPMLNNQTALLSCVRNEDSPEVAVKLEAMLQDLEKMDKLHYFSLYVLSDSNEPDHIIQEIREFSLLRARWQNKISVTYRRREQNTGYKAGNVADFCHNWGKRHEYAIVLDADSFLSAEVLCNLVTKMNANPRLGILQSLVLGLSTSSFFTRVFQWGMRLGMRSYTLGAAWWQGPCGPYWGHNAIFRIRPFIQHCMLKPLPGDGALSGPILSHDQVEAAMMANAGYEVRVLPVEGGSYEENPPHLIEFIRRDLRWCHGNLQYFKLLRAPGFKLLGRIQLVLAILMFIGSPAWLLFIATATYTAASAEPGTLVFDPVYGTALIIIVMTMVFAPKLTTLTHVLTVGKERKEYGGLLSVAVSAFYELLFSMFLAPVMAIAHSVFMVQLFTGRKTDWSGQSRQPEGIPWSIAVIKFWPQTLFGIVGTVWITNFSLVESWLLLPIIVGPLLTIPFAVITSKPALGLFFKQSGLWILPEERKTPQELQGLVKEQEKMERALAQKRDRTAPAR; encoded by the coding sequence ATGAGAAAGCATTCACGCGTTCACGATGAGAACACGCGGTCTGGTCTTGTTGACCAGCTGCTTGCAACCAACATTGTTGGGAAGCATAACGAAAATAAACGCTTATACCGCCGACGACTTCTGTTTTTCTGCCTCGTTTCGCTCTCCCTGCTGTGTCTGGTGGGCTTAATGTCTTTAACATTGTCGGTCGGAGGTTTTTCTCCTCCAAAAGTCATTATGATTCTGGCGTTTTTGGTAACCTTGCCGTGGTTGGTTATTGGCTTCTGGCACGGAATAATCGGCCTGATGCTGCTCAAGTTTACGAAAAACCCTATCTCCAGCGTATTTCCAAGTTTGCCTGAGGAAAATGAACAAGCAGCAAAACCAATGCTCAACAATCAGACAGCTTTGTTATCTTGCGTGCGGAATGAGGATTCCCCAGAAGTTGCTGTTAAGCTGGAAGCTATGCTTCAGGATCTTGAGAAAATGGATAAGCTTCATTACTTCTCTCTTTATGTCCTGAGCGATAGTAATGAGCCCGATCACATCATTCAGGAAATCCGCGAGTTCTCGTTGTTGCGCGCGCGTTGGCAAAACAAAATCAGTGTTACTTATCGCCGACGCGAGCAGAATACCGGTTACAAAGCGGGCAATGTTGCGGACTTCTGTCACAACTGGGGTAAGCGGCATGAGTACGCTATCGTGTTGGATGCAGATAGTTTCCTTTCAGCGGAGGTGCTGTGTAACCTCGTCACCAAAATGAACGCAAACCCGCGTTTGGGTATTTTGCAGAGTCTGGTTCTCGGGCTTTCCACCAGCTCGTTCTTTACACGGGTATTTCAGTGGGGAATGCGTCTTGGTATGCGTTCTTACACACTTGGTGCTGCGTGGTGGCAAGGTCCGTGTGGGCCATATTGGGGCCATAACGCTATCTTCCGCATTAGGCCATTTATCCAGCATTGTATGCTGAAACCTCTTCCGGGAGATGGAGCTCTCAGCGGGCCAATCCTGAGCCATGATCAGGTCGAGGCCGCTATGATGGCCAACGCTGGTTATGAGGTGCGTGTGTTACCGGTTGAAGGCGGAAGCTATGAGGAAAACCCGCCTCATCTCATTGAGTTTATTCGCAGAGATCTCCGTTGGTGCCATGGAAATTTGCAGTATTTCAAGTTGCTGAGAGCACCGGGATTTAAGCTGCTTGGTAGAATTCAGCTAGTGCTTGCAATTCTCATGTTCATCGGCTCGCCAGCGTGGCTTTTGTTTATCGCGACAGCTACTTACACCGCGGCGAGTGCTGAGCCGGGGACGCTGGTCTTCGATCCCGTTTATGGCACGGCACTCATTATTATTGTGATGACGATGGTGTTTGCGCCAAAGCTGACAACGCTTACGCATGTACTGACAGTTGGCAAAGAACGGAAGGAATACGGCGGGCTTCTATCTGTCGCGGTCAGCGCGTTCTATGAGCTTCTGTTTTCGATGTTTTTGGCACCCGTTATGGCCATTGCGCATAGTGTATTTATGGTGCAGCTGTTTACCGGCCGCAAAACGGATTGGAGCGGCCAGAGTAGACAACCGGAAGGCATTCCGTGGTCAATTGCAGTCATAAAATTCTGGCCGCAAACGCTTTTTGGTATTGTAGGCACTGTATGGATCACCAATTTCAGCCTCGTTGAATCGTGGCTTTTGCTGCCGATTATTGTCGGCCCTCTTCTCACAATCCCGTTCGCAGTCATCACCTCCAAACCAGCACTGGGGTTGTTCTTCAAACAGTCTGGTCTCTGGATACTGCCGGAAGAAAGAAAGACCCCGCAGGAACTGCAGGGCCTTGTCAAAGAGCAGGAAAAGATGGAACGGGCTCTCGCGCAGAAACGAGATAGGACCGCTCCCGCGCGTTAG
- a CDS encoding zinc-binding alcohol dehydrogenase translates to MPDIARALWYTAPQTIEIREEKLSQPSGNRVYLKTHASAISRGTEAIVFRGDVPVSEQERMQAPFQEGAFPFPVKYGYANVSEVIETKGNLKSGQRVFSLFPHQSNFLLPEEALYLIPEDVPSTRATLAANMETALNILWDAAVLPCAHVTVVGTGTLGSLVGYLSARIAGVKVTMVDVNKRRQDIADAFSCAFSTPEVAVGNQDVIIHCSASEAGLNTAIRIAGREARIVEASWYGRRPSGLSLGGSFHSQRLSLISSQVGQVAPIMRPRWTHRRRMEAAITLLKDDVLDTLLAPPIQFEDAPTYLPEILAGKKDTVCQPIIYS, encoded by the coding sequence GTGCCTGATATTGCCAGAGCGCTTTGGTATACAGCGCCTCAAACTATTGAAATTCGAGAGGAAAAACTCTCTCAACCATCTGGTAACCGTGTTTACTTAAAAACCCACGCTTCTGCGATCAGCCGAGGCACCGAGGCAATTGTGTTTCGAGGGGATGTGCCAGTGAGCGAACAAGAGCGCATGCAGGCACCATTTCAGGAAGGAGCTTTTCCCTTTCCTGTTAAATACGGGTATGCAAATGTTTCCGAAGTTATTGAAACTAAAGGAAATTTAAAATCTGGACAACGTGTTTTTTCCCTGTTTCCGCATCAAAGCAATTTCCTGCTTCCAGAAGAAGCTCTTTACCTCATACCCGAGGATGTACCTAGTACGCGGGCTACACTTGCTGCCAACATGGAGACTGCGCTGAATATTCTCTGGGATGCTGCGGTTTTGCCATGTGCGCATGTCACAGTGGTGGGGACTGGGACGCTAGGGTCTCTTGTCGGATACTTATCTGCGCGCATAGCGGGTGTAAAAGTAACAATGGTTGATGTGAACAAGCGCCGACAAGATATCGCTGATGCGTTTTCCTGCGCGTTCTCCACTCCAGAAGTAGCTGTCGGAAATCAAGACGTGATTATTCATTGCAGCGCTTCTGAAGCAGGCTTGAACACAGCAATCCGTATTGCCGGAAGGGAAGCACGGATCGTGGAAGCCTCGTGGTATGGCCGCCGTCCTTCGGGTCTGTCATTGGGCGGTAGTTTTCACAGCCAACGCCTCAGCCTCATTTCCTCTCAAGTGGGACAAGTTGCCCCGATCATGCGACCCCGCTGGACGCATCGCAGACGCATGGAAGCTGCAATTACTCTGCTGAAGGACGACGTTCTGGATACACTTCTGGCACCACCGATCCAATTTGAAGATGCACCAACTTATTTACCAGAGATTTTGGCGGGCAAGAAAGACACCGTTTGTCAGCCTATTATTTATTCGTGA
- a CDS encoding 6-carboxytetrahydropterin synthase: MYSVEISNHVMIAHSLKGEVFGPAEQLHGLTAHVHVAIFAEELDENSIVIDIGNALDVLAEILHPLNYKNLDDLPQFKGRNTTVDFLCSYIYQRVCDAAYLHKLGREPGELSKVRVMISENPNARASYEAPLTASEAHE, translated from the coding sequence ATGTATTCAGTCGAAATCAGCAATCACGTTATGATTGCACACAGCTTAAAAGGTGAGGTTTTTGGTCCGGCGGAACAGCTGCATGGGCTAACTGCACATGTTCATGTCGCAATATTTGCTGAAGAGCTGGATGAGAACAGCATTGTTATTGATATTGGCAATGCGCTGGATGTCTTGGCAGAAATCCTGCACCCGCTTAACTACAAAAACTTAGATGATCTCCCGCAATTTAAAGGGAGAAATACGACAGTCGATTTTTTGTGCAGCTATATTTACCAGCGTGTATGCGATGCAGCATACCTGCATAAATTAGGCCGTGAACCTGGCGAGCTGAGTAAAGTCCGCGTAATGATTTCTGAAAACCCCAATGCTCGTGCTTCCTATGAAGCACCGCTTACAGCGTCCGAGGCCCATGAGTAA
- a CDS encoding glycosyltransferase family 4 protein gives MSNLDTQLEQTATSALKTCHFIFPGDINTASGGYRYDREIIRGLQAQNWEVSLISLEGAYPNPTHEDKALAQHAVDDLPESSLVVIDGLALGASPELAEHVARKHRLIALVHHPLCLESGIDPRLAADLKTLEIAALKYATHVIVTSSATKTNFEELMGVPSQNISVVLPGTDRPDLSCLQRKNTSSEPVKLLCVGSLVPRKGQLHLVEAMSKLQDLEWQLDLIGSTSFAPDYAVQVRKRIAHYGLSDRINLRGGIPKAELTGFYERADVFVLPTYYEGYGMAFAEAMSFGLPVIASGDGAVSSTVPSSAGIHFKVGDESELKDALHLLLTDSTRRQELSKGAAAAARALPDWNESAQAFSSILEAQL, from the coding sequence ATGAGTAATTTAGATACGCAGCTTGAGCAAACAGCCACTTCTGCGCTTAAAACATGTCATTTCATTTTCCCAGGTGACATAAATACCGCGAGTGGTGGCTACCGCTATGATCGCGAAATCATTCGTGGTTTACAGGCTCAGAACTGGGAGGTATCCCTCATCAGTCTCGAAGGCGCGTACCCAAACCCTACGCATGAAGATAAAGCTCTCGCACAGCATGCTGTCGATGACCTCCCCGAAAGCTCTCTCGTTGTCATTGATGGGCTTGCATTAGGGGCTTCACCTGAGCTGGCTGAGCATGTTGCACGTAAGCATCGTCTCATCGCTCTGGTACATCATCCGCTTTGCCTCGAAAGCGGTATAGATCCCAGATTAGCGGCGGACCTGAAAACATTAGAAATTGCTGCGTTGAAATATGCGACGCACGTCATCGTCACCAGTTCCGCAACGAAAACAAATTTTGAAGAGTTGATGGGGGTTCCATCACAAAACATCAGCGTGGTTTTGCCTGGGACCGACCGTCCTGATCTGTCCTGTTTGCAAAGAAAAAATACCAGTAGTGAACCAGTCAAGTTACTTTGTGTGGGATCTTTGGTTCCACGTAAGGGGCAGCTACATCTTGTTGAAGCAATGAGCAAATTGCAAGACTTGGAGTGGCAGTTGGATTTGATCGGCTCCACCAGTTTTGCCCCTGATTATGCAGTGCAAGTGCGAAAACGGATCGCCCACTATGGTCTTTCTGACAGGATTAATTTGCGTGGCGGTATACCGAAAGCAGAACTCACGGGCTTTTATGAGAGAGCTGACGTGTTTGTTCTGCCAACCTATTATGAAGGCTATGGCATGGCATTTGCTGAGGCAATGAGCTTCGGCCTACCTGTTATAGCCAGCGGAGATGGCGCTGTTTCATCCACGGTACCTTCTAGTGCCGGCATTCATTTTAAAGTTGGTGATGAAAGCGAACTGAAAGATGCATTGCATTTGCTTTTGACAGATTCCACGCGGCGTCAAGAGCTCTCTAAAGGTGCGGCGGCGGCAGCTCGGGCATTGCCTGACTGGAATGAGAGCGCACAGGCCTTCTCCAGCATATTGGAGGCGCAACTTTGA
- a CDS encoding glycosyl transferase family 1 has protein sequence MSGFSSEWLSLRRKADRRARNKDVMKRFCSWVLDHSPDEAPLKLIDIAAGTGSFILDLAEHIGPDREQHWLLIDNDPELLKVAENTPSPFPNTKKRTDLCELTDVGALKILEGHHGVVTSAFLDLVSAYWLDSFVARMRQLKLPFLAGLSYNGILLSQPSHPTDRLIQRAFNQHQATDKGFGSALGPLSGFHAQERLIKAGYSCFTGRSDWKCGPEEEALQLELLAGWAMAAREIGVTDSIVDDWLGYRKITVERGHSHLQVGHVDIVGLPPQ, from the coding sequence TTGAGTGGTTTTTCAAGTGAGTGGTTATCACTCCGTCGCAAAGCAGACAGGCGCGCGCGCAACAAAGACGTAATGAAGAGGTTCTGCTCCTGGGTTCTTGATCATTCGCCTGATGAAGCTCCGCTAAAACTAATTGATATTGCCGCGGGAACAGGCTCTTTTATCCTCGACCTAGCAGAGCATATAGGGCCTGACAGAGAGCAGCACTGGTTACTAATCGACAATGACCCTGAGTTGTTGAAGGTCGCCGAAAACACACCATCACCGTTTCCAAACACGAAGAAGAGAACAGATCTGTGCGAGCTCACTGATGTGGGTGCTTTAAAAATACTGGAAGGGCATCACGGTGTTGTAACATCAGCCTTTTTGGATTTGGTCAGCGCGTATTGGCTGGATAGCTTTGTTGCGAGGATGAGGCAGCTGAAACTCCCTTTTCTGGCGGGGCTCTCTTACAACGGTATTCTATTGAGCCAACCGTCTCACCCAACGGACAGGCTCATTCAACGGGCGTTTAACCAGCATCAAGCAACTGACAAAGGGTTCGGCTCTGCCTTAGGGCCGCTGAGCGGCTTTCATGCTCAAGAACGACTTATAAAGGCAGGATACTCTTGCTTCACTGGGCGATCTGATTGGAAATGCGGACCGGAAGAAGAAGCTTTGCAACTTGAGCTTTTGGCCGGATGGGCTATGGCGGCAAGAGAAATCGGCGTTACAGACAGCATCGTTGATGACTGGTTGGGTTATAGGAAAATTACTGTTGAACGTGGGCATTCACATCTACAAGTCGGGCATGTGGATATAGTTGGTTTGCCTCCACAGTAG
- a CDS encoding NUDIX hydrolase, translating to MPQLIRRTPLYEGKGRLEEVEVLVVHADGREHTTIDPVWVYGDSIAVLAFDKHAQTVLLVKQMRVAPFITEEITILEACAGGIEISDLSIEEACLREAQEELGCNLRNLQKVANVFINPARLAERAHFFLAEYTSGEQNVESRNLDEDEDIEVVELPFEELKQLYIRQKIRCPRLLALTQALLLLNGGI from the coding sequence ATGCCGCAGCTGATTAGGCGTACTCCTCTTTATGAAGGAAAAGGCCGCCTGGAAGAGGTGGAAGTGCTGGTTGTGCATGCTGATGGCCGAGAGCATACAACAATTGATCCAGTGTGGGTTTACGGTGACTCAATAGCTGTGCTTGCTTTTGACAAGCATGCTCAAACCGTTCTGTTGGTCAAACAAATGCGGGTGGCGCCCTTCATAACAGAAGAAATTACAATCCTTGAGGCATGCGCTGGCGGAATTGAGATCAGTGACCTGTCCATAGAAGAAGCATGCCTGCGGGAAGCACAGGAAGAACTGGGCTGCAATCTGCGTAATTTGCAGAAAGTGGCGAATGTTTTCATCAACCCGGCGCGCCTGGCAGAACGTGCTCACTTTTTCCTGGCTGAATACACATCCGGTGAGCAAAACGTTGAGAGCCGCAATCTGGATGAAGACGAAGATATCGAAGTTGTCGAATTGCCCTTTGAAGAACTCAAGCAATTGTATATTCGCCAGAAAATTCGATGCCCGCGCCTTCTTGCTCTAACGCAGGCTCTGTTGTTGCTAAATGGCGGCATCTAA
- a CDS encoding RibD family protein: protein MDRGQPLPMQMQENAESSRLICEKSLMQPHPLLSPEEWQEILTASFERRAPNLKGYASSFSLLCSAEKQFVIGQLGQSVDGRIATVTGDSNYVSSPEALVHLHRLRALCDAVVVGVGTAVTDNPKLTVRHVSGRNPARIVIDPYARMPRDSVLLQDTSARRIVITRMDAPVRYPDGVECVQLRPDAKGRLSCAEIRHVLREFRCILVEGGAWTLSRFLELGMLDRLHLMIAPLIIGSGPRGLQLPAIDYLSQAIRPQVNWYPLGVDMLADLDLRS from the coding sequence ATGGACAGAGGTCAACCGTTGCCAATGCAAATGCAGGAAAATGCAGAGAGCTCACGGCTTATCTGTGAGAAATCGTTGATGCAACCTCATCCTCTCCTGTCTCCGGAAGAATGGCAGGAGATCCTGACTGCCTCTTTTGAAAGGCGAGCACCCAACCTCAAAGGATATGCCAGTTCTTTTTCACTGTTGTGCTCCGCAGAAAAACAGTTTGTTATTGGGCAGTTAGGTCAATCTGTCGATGGCCGGATTGCAACGGTGACAGGGGACTCCAACTATGTCAGTAGTCCCGAGGCTCTGGTTCATCTCCATCGTTTGCGGGCACTATGTGATGCCGTTGTTGTTGGGGTCGGGACAGCCGTAACAGATAATCCAAAGCTAACTGTGCGCCATGTGAGTGGCCGAAACCCAGCCCGTATTGTGATTGACCCATACGCCCGCATGCCCAGAGACAGTGTTTTGTTGCAAGATACGAGCGCACGCCGCATCGTAATTACCCGAATGGATGCACCAGTTAGATACCCAGATGGAGTTGAGTGCGTCCAATTGCGACCAGATGCGAAAGGGCGATTGTCCTGTGCTGAGATACGCCACGTTCTCCGTGAATTCCGGTGTATTCTGGTGGAAGGCGGTGCATGGACGCTCTCGCGGTTTTTAGAACTTGGAATGCTCGATAGGCTTCATTTGATGATCGCACCGCTGATCATCGGCTCCGGACCACGTGGTTTGCAACTCCCTGCAATTGACTACCTCTCACAAGCGATTCGCCCTCAGGTAAACTGGTATCCTCTTGGGGTAGATATGCTGGCTGACTTGGACTTAAGGTCCTGA